From the Nonlabens marinus S1-08 genome, one window contains:
- the corA gene encoding magnesium/cobalt transporter CorA produces MKKPRLRRKATPKSRNSVFQPPGTISYVGEDRTEKVATETILYDEKEFKKLEGIFLDKLEDDQVNWFNVDGVHEIDLLEKVGSKFHLHHLLLEDIANTTQRPKTEFYEECIYQCIKMISYDPEENEINQEQVSILLTNHAVITFQEKTGDVFENIRERIEQSRGRIRYSNNDYLFYALIDSVIDHYFIAVEQIGEYLDQLEDEIFDDPQKSSLERVQKNKRMLLTLRRAIFPLRESISRLLKEDSKFIDPQIKSYFQDAYDHCIQIIETVESYREINGGLRDMYLSSVSHKMNQIMQVLTIMSSIFIPLTFLAGIYGMNFDHIPELHWEHGYRYFWILSGCMFVALLGFFKWKKWL; encoded by the coding sequence ATGAAAAAACCAAGATTACGTCGTAAAGCAACGCCTAAATCTCGCAACAGCGTCTTTCAGCCACCTGGAACTATTTCCTATGTAGGTGAAGATCGCACGGAGAAGGTAGCTACTGAAACCATTCTTTACGACGAGAAAGAGTTTAAAAAGCTAGAAGGTATTTTTCTGGATAAATTAGAGGATGATCAAGTGAATTGGTTCAATGTGGACGGTGTGCATGAAATTGATCTCTTGGAAAAAGTGGGAAGTAAATTTCACTTACACCACTTGCTACTGGAAGACATTGCCAATACCACTCAACGTCCTAAAACCGAATTCTACGAAGAATGCATTTACCAATGCATAAAAATGATCAGCTACGACCCTGAGGAAAATGAAATCAATCAGGAACAGGTGAGTATTTTACTTACCAATCATGCAGTAATTACATTTCAAGAAAAAACGGGCGATGTGTTTGAAAATATACGGGAGCGCATTGAGCAGTCCCGTGGTAGAATACGATATAGTAACAATGACTACTTGTTTTATGCATTAATAGACAGTGTTATTGATCATTATTTTATAGCTGTGGAGCAAATAGGAGAATACCTAGACCAGCTCGAAGATGAGATTTTTGATGATCCTCAAAAATCATCTCTAGAACGTGTGCAAAAAAACAAACGCATGTTGCTTACTCTACGCAGGGCAATATTCCCATTGAGAGAGTCTATCAGCCGTTTACTTAAAGAGGATTCTAAATTTATTGACCCACAAATTAAGAGTTACTTTCAGGATGCCTATGATCACTGCATTCAAATCATTGAAACAGTAGAATCCTATCGCGAGATCAATGGTGGGTTGAGGGATATGTATTTATCCAGTGTAAGCCACAAGATGAATCAGATCATGCAGGTGCTAACAATTATGTCTTCCATATTTATTCCCTTGACATTCTTAGCTGGAATTTATGGGATGAATTTTGACCATATTCCTGAATTGCACTGGGAGCATGGCTACCGTTACTTCTGGATATTAAGCGGCTGTATGTTTGTTGCATTGCTCGGTTTTTTCAAGTGGAAAAAGTGGCTTTAA
- a CDS encoding aminotransferase class I/II-fold pyridoxal phosphate-dependent enzyme, with amino-acid sequence MKDLFDKIYADKGPLGKWASIAEGYFVFPKLEGPISNRMRFNGREVITWSVNDYLGLANHPEVRKVDAEAAAEYGSAYPMGARMMSGHTDLHEQLERELAQFVDKEAAYLLNFGYQGCMSTIDALVSKDDVIVYDVDAHACIIDGVRLHQGKRFTYVHNDLDSIEKNLQRATKLAEETGGGILVISEGVFGMRGEQGKLKEIVALKDKYKFRLFVDDAHGFGTLGKTGAGAGEEQGIQDGIDVYFATFAKSLASTGAFIAADKEIMDYLKYNLRSQMFAKSLQMQLVIGALKRLDMLRSMPELKEKLWENVNALQSGLKKRGFDIGTTQSCVTPVYLKGSIPEAMALVKDLRENYGIFCSIVVYPVIPKGLILLRLIPTATHTMEDIEVTLDAFDAIRDRLDSGVYKRLSAAVAEAFA; translated from the coding sequence ATGAAAGACTTATTTGATAAAATTTATGCGGACAAAGGACCACTAGGAAAATGGGCTTCTATTGCAGAGGGTTATTTTGTGTTTCCTAAGCTAGAAGGACCTATCTCAAACCGCATGCGTTTCAACGGGCGCGAGGTTATTACCTGGAGTGTTAACGACTACCTAGGATTAGCCAATCACCCTGAAGTTCGCAAAGTAGATGCAGAAGCTGCTGCTGAATATGGTAGTGCTTACCCAATGGGCGCTCGAATGATGAGCGGTCATACAGACTTGCATGAACAACTAGAGCGTGAACTTGCTCAATTTGTGGACAAGGAAGCGGCTTATTTATTAAACTTCGGTTATCAGGGATGTATGTCTACCATAGATGCGCTAGTGTCTAAAGACGATGTGATCGTATATGACGTCGATGCTCATGCATGTATTATTGATGGGGTACGACTTCACCAGGGGAAGCGCTTCACTTATGTGCACAATGATCTGGATAGTATCGAGAAAAACTTACAGCGAGCTACCAAACTTGCTGAAGAAACTGGCGGCGGAATCCTCGTTATTTCTGAAGGTGTATTTGGGATGCGTGGAGAGCAAGGGAAATTGAAAGAGATTGTAGCCCTTAAAGACAAGTATAAGTTCAGACTTTTTGTGGACGATGCGCACGGTTTTGGAACACTAGGTAAAACCGGTGCCGGAGCAGGCGAGGAGCAAGGTATTCAAGATGGCATCGATGTTTATTTTGCAACTTTTGCAAAATCCCTTGCCAGTACAGGAGCATTCATTGCTGCTGATAAAGAAATAATGGACTACCTAAAGTACAACTTACGTTCACAGATGTTTGCAAAGTCATTGCAAATGCAGTTAGTGATAGGTGCTTTGAAACGTCTAGATATGTTACGTTCTATGCCAGAGTTGAAAGAAAAGCTTTGGGAAAATGTAAATGCATTGCAGTCTGGTCTTAAGAAACGTGGCTTTGATATAGGAACCACGCAAAGCTGTGTGACTCCAGTGTACCTTAAAGGAAGTATACCAGAAGCTATGGCGCTGGTTAAAGATTTGCGTGAGAACTACGGTATCTTCTGTTCGATTGTAGTGTATCCAGTAATACCTAAAGGGCTGATCTTATTGAGATTGATTCCAACGGCTACCCACACCATGGAAGATATAGAAGTAACACTAGATGCGTTTGATGCTATACGCGATCGCTTGGATTCTGGCGTTTATAAGAGATTGAGTGCAGCAGTTGCTGAGGCGTTTGCATAA
- a CDS encoding PLP-dependent cysteine synthase family protein translates to MSGQIQAYNNVLELIGETPLIKLSQTVDGFPGDYYAKVESFNPGHSSKDRIALHIIEQAENKGLLKPGDTIIETTSGNTGFSIAMVSRIKGYDCILAVSSKSSADKIDMLKSMGAKVYVCPANVSADDPRSYYEVAKRLHEEIKNSIYINQYFNELNTEAHYMSTGPEIWKQTAGKITHLVACSGTGGTISGTAKYLKEQNPNVQILGVDAYGSVLKKFHETQEFDKNEIYPYRIEGLGKNLIPTATDFDVIDSFTKVKDEDAAHMARKISQTEGLFVGYTSGAAMQAVKQLVKENAFGEDAVVVVIFPDHGSRYMSKIYNDKWMQDQGFFDSVSTAAEQHIEYIK, encoded by the coding sequence ATGAGCGGACAAATTCAGGCGTACAACAATGTTCTTGAGTTAATAGGAGAAACCCCCCTAATCAAACTATCCCAAACCGTTGACGGCTTTCCTGGCGATTATTATGCTAAGGTGGAGTCTTTCAATCCAGGACATTCCTCTAAAGATCGAATTGCATTACATATTATAGAGCAGGCAGAAAATAAAGGACTTCTTAAGCCTGGCGACACCATTATAGAAACGACTTCAGGTAATACAGGATTCAGTATCGCCATGGTAAGCCGTATTAAAGGCTATGATTGTATTCTAGCCGTGAGTTCTAAGTCCAGTGCTGATAAGATCGACATGCTTAAATCGATGGGCGCTAAAGTATATGTGTGTCCAGCAAACGTGAGTGCAGACGATCCTCGCAGCTATTACGAGGTTGCTAAACGACTGCATGAAGAAATAAAAAACAGTATTTATATCAATCAGTACTTTAATGAGCTGAATACGGAAGCTCATTATATGTCCACTGGTCCAGAGATCTGGAAACAAACGGCTGGAAAAATCACTCATTTAGTAGCATGTAGCGGTACAGGTGGTACCATTTCTGGAACTGCAAAATACCTCAAGGAACAAAATCCTAATGTGCAAATCTTAGGAGTTGATGCGTACGGTAGTGTACTTAAAAAGTTTCACGAAACTCAAGAATTCGATAAGAATGAAATTTACCCGTATCGTATTGAAGGGTTGGGTAAAAACTTGATTCCAACAGCGACTGATTTTGATGTGATTGACAGCTTCACAAAAGTGAAGGATGAAGACGCTGCCCACATGGCACGTAAAATTTCACAGACTGAAGGATTGTTCGTAGGTTATACCAGTGGTGCAGCGATGCAAGCGGTAAAACAATTGGTTAAAGAAAATGCCTTTGGTGAGGATGCTGTGGTTGTGGTGATATTCCCAGATCACGGGTCTCGTTATATGAGTAAAATATACAACGACAAATGGATGCAGGATCAAGGGTTCTTTGATTCAGTTTCTACTGCGGCAGAGCAGCATATTGAGTATATTAAGTAA
- a CDS encoding S9 family peptidase, giving the protein MDIKAPRAKKIPHVHEIHDHQRLDNYHWMKERDAPEVISYLNEENEYYEQMTAHTADLKQDLFEEIKGRLKEDDESVPYLYNDYWYFTKMEKGESYPYYYRRKDGTDKVELLFNVNEMAQGHDFFKLSGINVSPNNNLVAYGIDAVGRREYSLFVKNLETGEIKADAVLGTTGSSVWANDNHTLFFVRKDPQTLRADKIFKYRLDQDVDQAQVIYEETEDTFNCFVYKTMSAKYIMIKSSSTLSDEIRFIDADKPDSSFQIIQERQEEMEYSASHYGDHFYIMTNKDDAFNFKVMRTAIETAQMENWVDLIPHDPKSLLEDLDIFKDYMVVTDRFNGLNRIRIKSWDGTTDYFLPFSSETYTAYTSANFQFDSEVLRYGYNSLTMPPSVIEFNMRTREEKILKTQEIEDREFDPENYGSERVWATAKDGVKIPISLVYKKDMRKADGNPTLQYGYGSYGHTIDPYFSISRLSLLDRGFIFAIAHVRGGEYLGREWYDQGKMFQKMNTFTDFVACSEYLIEHAFAKAGHLYASGGSAGGLLMGAIMNLAPQLYNGILSAVPFVDVVSTMLDDTIPLTTGEYDEWGNPNHKDSYEYMLSYSPYDQVADREYPNVLVTTGYHDSQVQYWEPAKWVARLRDHQKGSQVILFKTDMSSGHSGASGRYDALKEVAIEFAFLIDMEQKVSN; this is encoded by the coding sequence ATGGATATCAAAGCCCCAAGAGCCAAAAAAATACCCCACGTTCACGAGATTCACGATCACCAGCGATTAGATAACTACCACTGGATGAAAGAGCGAGATGCTCCTGAGGTCATTAGTTATTTGAATGAGGAAAATGAGTACTATGAGCAAATGACTGCGCATACGGCAGACCTTAAGCAAGATCTTTTTGAAGAAATTAAAGGTAGGTTGAAAGAAGATGATGAGTCCGTACCTTACTTATACAATGATTACTGGTACTTCACTAAAATGGAAAAGGGAGAGTCCTATCCATATTATTACCGTCGTAAGGATGGAACTGATAAAGTTGAGTTACTTTTTAATGTCAATGAGATGGCTCAAGGACATGATTTTTTCAAATTATCTGGAATCAATGTCTCTCCTAATAACAATTTAGTGGCCTATGGTATTGATGCGGTAGGAAGAAGGGAATATTCCTTGTTTGTGAAAAATCTTGAGACCGGCGAGATCAAGGCAGATGCTGTTCTGGGAACGACAGGAAGTTCCGTTTGGGCTAATGATAATCACACGTTGTTTTTTGTACGCAAAGATCCACAAACACTTCGAGCTGATAAGATATTTAAGTATCGATTGGATCAAGATGTGGATCAGGCGCAAGTGATTTACGAAGAGACTGAAGATACCTTCAACTGTTTTGTATACAAAACCATGTCTGCTAAATACATCATGATCAAATCCTCATCCACCTTAAGTGATGAGATCCGATTCATTGATGCAGATAAGCCGGACAGCTCGTTTCAAATTATTCAAGAGCGTCAGGAAGAAATGGAGTATAGTGCTTCTCACTATGGGGATCATTTCTACATCATGACTAATAAGGATGACGCGTTCAATTTTAAAGTGATGAGAACCGCTATCGAGACTGCGCAAATGGAGAATTGGGTAGACCTGATCCCTCATGATCCTAAATCCTTGCTAGAAGATCTCGATATTTTTAAAGATTACATGGTGGTGACAGATCGCTTTAATGGTCTGAATAGAATCCGGATCAAGTCCTGGGATGGAACTACAGATTATTTCTTGCCATTTTCTAGCGAGACTTATACAGCCTACACCAGTGCTAATTTTCAGTTTGATTCTGAAGTATTGCGTTATGGATATAACTCTTTGACCATGCCACCATCGGTCATTGAATTTAATATGCGTACAAGGGAAGAGAAAATTTTGAAGACTCAAGAAATTGAAGATCGAGAATTTGACCCTGAAAACTATGGGTCAGAACGTGTTTGGGCCACTGCTAAAGATGGTGTAAAAATCCCTATCAGTCTTGTATATAAAAAGGACATGCGCAAAGCAGATGGAAATCCTACCTTACAATACGGCTATGGAAGTTATGGGCATACGATTGACCCGTACTTTTCCATTTCCCGATTGAGTTTGCTGGATCGAGGTTTTATTTTTGCCATCGCTCATGTGCGTGGCGGTGAATATCTAGGCCGCGAATGGTACGATCAGGGAAAGATGTTTCAAAAGATGAACACTTTTACTGATTTTGTGGCTTGTAGTGAGTATTTAATAGAGCACGCTTTCGCGAAAGCGGGACACCTTTATGCCAGCGGTGGATCTGCAGGTGGTTTGTTAATGGGAGCTATCATGAATCTAGCGCCCCAGTTGTACAACGGGATTTTGAGTGCCGTACCTTTTGTAGATGTCGTAAGTACCATGCTAGATGATACCATACCTTTAACGACAGGAGAGTACGACGAGTGGGGAAATCCAAATCATAAGGATAGCTATGAGTATATGTTGAGTTATTCTCCATACGATCAGGTTGCCGATAGGGAATATCCTAATGTGCTCGTTACTACAGGCTACCATGACAGCCAAGTTCAATATTGGGAACCGGCAAAATGGGTAGCACGTTTGAGAGACCACCAAAAAGGGAGTCAAGTCATTCTTTTTAAGACAGATATGTCTAGCGGTCATAGCGGTGCATCAGGAAGATATGATGCTTTGAAAGAGGTAGCTATTGAATTTGCCTTTTTGATCGATATGGAGCAAAAAGTGAGCAACTAA